GCCGGCCGCGACCGCAACAAAGTCCGGGCTGCTGGATCGGGCCGGGCAGACGGCGGGCGGCTATCTCGACGGTGCCCGGACGCGCACCGCGCAGGCGGTGACCGACGCGCGAGACCGAGTGGACGCGCGGAAGAGCCGACCTGCCTACACGGTCCCCCGCAACGCCACGCTCATGGGCTCGACGGCCATGACCGCACTGGTGGGCCGGATCCCGATCCAGGGCCAGGTCCGCGATCCGATGCCGTTCAAGGTGATCACCGGCAGCGACAACCTGGCCGCCAACGGCCTGACGGTGCCTGGCGTGCAAGGCATGGTCTGGAGCGGTACCGCGGTCGGCGACTGGACGCTGTCCTGCGTCACCGGTCGGCTCGAGTCCGTCACCTTCGTGTTCGACGACGGCACCATCCGCACGATTTCGAGCGACGATCGCAGCGGCCAGGTGAGCGGGCGGGCGAGTGGCCAGGGCGGACGTAACGAAGCCCTCGGCTGGATCTCGGATCCCCAGGGGATCCCGTGCATCAGCGGTGAGCGCAAGACCAACGCCGCGTCGTTTCTGACCCAGCGGATCGGCGTGCAGGCCATCCAGGCCGCGGCCGACGCGGCAGCCGCCGCCGAGACGACCTCGGTGATCAGTGACCTCGGCAGCGTGACCGACAGCGTCACCGGCGATGTCGGGACCTACATGCTCGGCAAGACCGTGGCCGGCGGCAGCGAGGAAGTGGCCAAGTGGCTGCTCGAACGCCAGTCCCAGAGCTTCGATGCCGTGTTCGTGCCGGCTGGCACGGGAGTCGCCATTCACGTCGATCGCGAACTCGCCATCGACTTCCATACCGAAGGCAGGAAACTCAATCATGCACGCTCGACTGCGACCGATCGTCACCATCGTCTGGATTAGCCTCGCGCCTATGCTGCTATTGGGCGGGTGCGCCGGCACCAAGGAGTCCGTGCTGCCGCAGGACGGTCCGTCGATGAAGGCGATCTACGACGGGCACCTCACGGGCATGGGCGCCGATGGTCCACTGGCCGTCCGTCGGGAGCTGGGCACGCGGCCCCTGGGTGATGACGATGTCGACCTGGCCGGGTACTCGCGCACCGCCCACACCGAGCTCGAGACCCTCTTCCCGCGGCTGCCCAACCCGACCCTGGTGATGTACGTATTCCCCCACCTCGCCGATGCCGAGCGGGTACCCGTGCCGGGCTATGCCACGACCTTCACCCTCTACGAGCGGGTCGAGTACGCACTGCCGGGCGAAGTCCCGAGCGGGCAGCGTTGAGGATGCCCAAGTTCTCCCTGACCGCGCCGCGCACGGTTTCGACGGCCGATTCGAGCAGGGCCGCGACCGCGGCACGTCCCCTGACGACGCGTGAGGTGAAGGCCCTGTACGCCCGGCCGCCGTCCTTCACCGACTTTCTGCCCTGGGTCGAGTACCTGCCGGAGAGCCGCTGCTTCCTGCTCGAAGATGGGGTGAGCGTCGGCGCCCTCTTCGAGCTGACGCCCGCAGGCACCGAGGCCCGCACGCCGGGCTTCATGGCGGAGCTGCGCGACGCGCTCCAGACCGCGATCACCGAGGCGATCCCGGAGCTCATGGATGCGCCCTGGATCCTCCAGATCTACGTGCAGGACGAGCCGAGCCTGTCGGATCTGCTGCGCGAGTTCGAGGCCTACCTGCCGCCGGGCGCGCGCGAGAGTGCGTACACCCGCCATTACTTCGAAGTGCTGAAGGCCCATTGCGCCCACATCAGCCGCCCGGGTGGCCTGTTCGAGGACTCAGCCCTCACCGGTACCGTCTGGCGTGGCCAGGTGCGGCGGGTGCGGGCGGTGCTCTATCGGCGACTGAATCCGCGCAGCCGCAGCCCAAGCGCGCTCGAAGTGGAGGCCGAACTCAACGACGTCGCCACCAAGTGGACTGCGGCCCTCGCCGCGGCCGGGATCCGCTGCCGGCGCGGCACGGGGGCAGATCTCTACCGCTGGCTGCTGCCCTGGTTCAACCCGCGCCCGGAGTGTGCTGAAGGCGCGGTGGAGCAACTGCTGGCTGCCGCCCCATACCCCGGCGATGAAGATCTGCCGTTCGGTGCGGATCTCGGCGAGCTGCTGACCCTCTCTTGTCCCAAATCGGACAACGACTCGGCAACCTGGTGGTTCGATGGGCTGCCCCACACCCTCGTCACGGTGCAGGGGCTCCGGCGGGCGCCCGACATCGGCCACATGACCGCGGAACGCCCATCCGGCGATCATGTGTTCTCCCTGTTCGATCGAATGCCTGAGCACACCGTGATGGTGCTCACCATCATCGTGAAGCCCCAGGATGTGGTGCGGAACCACATCGGGTTGGTCAAGCGCGCCGCGGTGGGCGACTCGGCGGAAGCCGAGTTGACGCGGGAGGACGCCGCCGCGGTGGAGCGCGAAATGGCGACCGGCAACAAACTCTATCCCCTGCAGCTGGCGTTCTACGTCCGCGGCGAGGATCTCGCGGCGCTGCGCACCCACGT
The Gammaproteobacteria bacterium DNA segment above includes these coding regions:
- a CDS encoding TIGR03752 family integrating conjugative element protein, which gives rise to MPAATANRLLPLLGGAVVLMLVFVTLKSCSQDEGSGAVLDRVPTAPAPDADTPADTIKTLTANVAAMTTEVEALRRENATLARENQNLVAHRTQIEENVATRLRRELLSRERDAENQGRIDSGVLASLTDRVDRLAASVARVGPGSGADIPVGLGLDGLGGAQGPAPGLIWVEPLDAPAATATKSGLLDRAGQTAGGYLDGARTRTAQAVTDARDRVDARKSRPAYTVPRNATLMGSTAMTALVGRIPIQGQVRDPMPFKVITGSDNLAANGLTVPGVQGMVWSGTAVGDWTLSCVTGRLESVTFVFDDGTIRTISSDDRSGQVSGRASGQGGRNEALGWISDPQGIPCISGERKTNAASFLTQRIGVQAIQAAADAAAAAETTSVISDLGSVTDSVTGDVGTYMLGKTVAGGSEEVAKWLLERQSQSFDAVFVPAGTGVAIHVDRELAIDFHTEGRKLNHARSTATDRHHRLD
- a CDS encoding TIGR03751 family conjugal transfer lipoprotein; translated protein: MLLLGGCAGTKESVLPQDGPSMKAIYDGHLTGMGADGPLAVRRELGTRPLGDDDVDLAGYSRTAHTELETLFPRLPNPTLVMYVFPHLADAERVPVPGYATTFTLYERVEYALPGEVPSGQR